Proteins encoded by one window of Blautia luti:
- a CDS encoding aminotransferase class I/II-fold pyridoxal phosphate-dependent enzyme produces the protein MFADRLKEALNNKNMKQIDLVRCAQEKGVKLGKSHVSQYLSGKTIPRAEILHFIAETLQVEESWLLDENVRTVGKGAERTKEKTVNVEPKEKMIKKTEDPEKKNLESQETEESAVREFKKSSKLNNVLYDVRGPVVEEASRMEAAGTQVLKLNIGNPAPFGFRTPDEVIYDMRDQLIDCEGYSPAKGLFSARKAIMQYAQLKKIPNVSVDDIYTGNGVSELINLSMSALLDNGDEILIPSPDYPLWTACATLAGGKAVHYICDEQAEWYPDMDDIRRKITKRTKAIVLINPNNPTGALYPREVLQQIVDIAREHQLIIFSDEIYDRLVMDGEEHVSIASLAPDLFCVTFSGLSKSHMIAGFRIGWMILSGNKNVAKDYIEGIKMLSNMRLCSNVPAQSIVQTALGGHQSVNDYIVPGGRIYEQREYIYNALTDIPGITAVKPKAAFYMFPKIDVKKFGIVNDEKFALDLLKEKKILLVHGGGFNWGQPDHFRVVYLPRIEVLKEAAGKIRDFLSTYHQTV, from the coding sequence ATGTTTGCAGATCGATTAAAAGAAGCGTTGAATAATAAAAATATGAAACAGATAGACCTTGTGAGATGTGCGCAGGAAAAAGGTGTGAAACTTGGAAAAAGCCATGTAAGCCAGTATTTAAGCGGAAAAACAATTCCCAGAGCTGAGATTCTTCATTTTATTGCAGAGACATTGCAAGTAGAAGAGTCCTGGTTATTGGACGAAAATGTCCGAACAGTGGGAAAAGGAGCAGAAAGAACGAAAGAAAAGACAGTTAATGTTGAACCAAAAGAAAAGATGATAAAGAAAACAGAAGATCCAGAGAAAAAGAACCTGGAGAGTCAGGAAACGGAGGAAAGCGCAGTGCGGGAGTTTAAAAAGTCATCAAAGCTGAATAATGTTTTATATGATGTAAGAGGACCGGTAGTTGAGGAAGCATCCAGAATGGAAGCAGCAGGAACTCAGGTTTTGAAGCTGAATATTGGAAATCCGGCACCTTTTGGATTCCGTACACCGGATGAAGTTATCTATGATATGCGAGATCAGCTTATAGACTGTGAGGGATATTCCCCTGCCAAAGGTTTATTTTCTGCCAGAAAAGCAATCATGCAGTATGCGCAGTTAAAAAAGATTCCGAACGTTTCTGTAGATGATATTTATACAGGAAATGGTGTCAGCGAACTTATTAATTTGAGTATGTCCGCTTTATTGGACAATGGAGATGAGATTCTTATTCCATCACCAGATTATCCATTGTGGACTGCCTGTGCTACTCTGGCAGGCGGCAAAGCAGTTCATTATATCTGCGACGAACAGGCAGAGTGGTATCCTGATATGGATGATATCAGAAGAAAGATTACCAAACGTACCAAGGCGATTGTACTTATCAATCCGAATAATCCTACAGGGGCATTATATCCAAGGGAAGTTCTTCAACAGATTGTAGATATTGCCAGAGAACATCAGCTGATTATCTTTTCTGATGAGATTTATGACCGTCTGGTTATGGATGGAGAAGAGCATGTATCCATTGCATCTTTGGCACCGGATCTGTTCTGTGTAACATTCAGTGGTCTGTCCAAGTCACATATGATTGCAGGATTCAGAATTGGATGGATGATCTTAAGTGGAAATAAGAACGTGGCGAAAGATTACATCGAAGGAATTAAGATGCTTTCTAATATGAGATTATGCTCCAATGTTCCGGCACAGTCCATCGTTCAGACTGCTCTGGGCGGTCATCAGAGTGTAAATGATTACATTGTTCCGGGGGGACGTATTTATGAGCAGAGAGAATATATTTATAATGCATTGACAGATATTCCTGGAATTACAGCCGTGAAACCGAAGGCTGCGTTCTATATGTTCCCGAAGATTGATGTGAAGAAATTTGGCATTGTAAATGATGAGAAATTTGCATTGGATCTTTTGAAAGAGAAGAAGATTCTTCTGGTGCATGGAGGTGGATTCAACTGGGGACAGCCAGATCATTTCCGTGTTGTGTATCTGCCGAGAATCGAAGTATTAAAAGAGGCAGCAGGTAAGATCAGAGACTTCCTGAGCACGTATCATCAGACTGTGTAA
- a CDS encoding 3-isopropylmalate dehydratase large subunit has protein sequence MGETVIEKIIRNNVGKSVRPGDIVTVNVDRVMIHDIFIPFVAEKFEEMGFTKLWDPEKVILIYDHLVPASQLDDTRHFHTGDAFAKKYGMTHVHRSDGICHQLMTEAGYVKPGNIVFGTDSHTTTYGCVGAFSSGIGYTEMASILGTGTMWIKVPETIKIVIDGELPENVMSKDVILRIIGDLGADGATYRALEFTGSTIEKMSVASRMTMSNMAIEAGAKCALFTPDEKTAEYCEIELNDFQKSLKGDGDAKYMKTVTYRAEDFVPVMACPSQVDKIRDVSELEGTEIDQVFIGSCTNGRLEDLQAAAEVLKGKKVADFVKLIVTPASRKIYRQAVEMGIMDTLAEAGAIITHPGCGLCCGRTGGILTDGERVVATNNRNFLGRMGTSKVQIYLASPRTAASCAVAGKIVVPNVE, from the coding sequence ATGGGCGAGACAGTTATCGAAAAGATTATCAGAAATAATGTGGGAAAAAGTGTAAGACCGGGCGATATTGTCACTGTCAATGTGGACAGAGTGATGATCCATGATATCTTTATCCCTTTTGTAGCAGAGAAATTCGAGGAAATGGGCTTTACGAAGCTCTGGGATCCGGAAAAAGTGATCCTGATCTACGATCATCTTGTGCCTGCAAGCCAGCTGGATGATACAAGACATTTCCATACAGGTGATGCATTTGCGAAGAAATATGGCATGACACATGTACACAGAAGCGATGGAATCTGTCATCAGTTAATGACAGAAGCGGGCTACGTGAAACCTGGAAACATTGTGTTCGGTACAGACAGCCATACTACCACATACGGATGTGTAGGTGCATTTTCTTCCGGTATCGGATATACAGAGATGGCAAGTATTCTGGGAACCGGAACTATGTGGATTAAGGTTCCGGAAACAATCAAGATTGTTATTGACGGCGAACTTCCTGAGAATGTAATGTCAAAGGATGTGATCCTTCGTATTATCGGCGATCTGGGCGCTGACGGGGCAACTTATCGTGCTCTGGAATTCACAGGCAGCACCATCGAAAAAATGTCTGTAGCAAGTCGTATGACCATGTCAAACATGGCAATTGAGGCAGGCGCCAAGTGTGCACTGTTTACACCGGATGAAAAGACTGCAGAATACTGCGAAATCGAATTAAATGACTTCCAGAAAAGCCTGAAAGGCGACGGAGATGCTAAATATATGAAAACAGTTACTTATCGTGCTGAGGATTTCGTTCCGGTTATGGCATGCCCGTCCCAGGTTGATAAGATCAGGGATGTAAGCGAACTGGAAGGTACAGAAATCGATCAGGTATTTATCGGATCCTGTACAAACGGACGTCTGGAGGATCTGCAGGCGGCAGCAGAGGTGCTGAAAGGCAAAAAAGTAGCTGATTTCGTGAAGCTTATTGTAACTCCTGCAAGCCGCAAGATCTACAGACAGGCAGTGGAAATGGGCATTATGGATACTCTGGCAGAGGCTGGTGCTATTATTACGCATCCTGGATGTGGACTGTGCTGTGGACGTACAGGAGGTATCCTTACAGATGGTGAACGTGTAGTGGCTACGAATAACCGTAACTTCCTGGGTCGTATGGGAACATCCAAAGTTCAAATTTATCTGGCATCTCCGAGAACAGCAGCTTCCTGTGCTGTGGCAGGTAAGATTGTAGTTCCGAACGTAGAATAA
- a CDS encoding 3-isopropylmalate dehydratase: MEKFTGKVWVLGDDIDTDIIIPTEYLALKTIDDMKQYGFSPLRPELAGQISKGDIIVAGKNFGCGSSREQAPEIIKALGIQCVIAKSFARIFFRNSINNGLLLIEQPDLHDDIKEGDEVTVVMNEHVDYNGKTYPIASLPENLMSIIQAGGLVKAMRKLNGLD, from the coding sequence ATGGAAAAATTTACAGGAAAGGTGTGGGTACTGGGAGACGATATTGATACAGATATCATTATTCCTACAGAGTATTTGGCACTGAAAACAATAGATGATATGAAACAGTATGGATTCAGTCCTCTTCGCCCGGAACTGGCAGGACAGATTTCCAAAGGAGATATTATCGTGGCGGGAAAGAATTTCGGCTGCGGATCATCCAGAGAGCAGGCGCCGGAGATCATCAAGGCACTGGGCATTCAGTGCGTGATCGCGAAATCTTTTGCCAGAATTTTCTTCCGTAATTCTATTAATAACGGCCTTCTGCTTATTGAACAGCCGGATCTTCATGATGACATCAAAGAAGGCGATGAAGTAACAGTAGTGATGAATGAGCATGTAGATTACAATGGAAAAACATATCCGATTGCTTCCCTGCCTGAGAATCTGATGAGCATTATCCAGGCCGGCGGTCTGGTAAAAGCCATGCGTAAATTAAATGGTCTGGATTAA
- a CDS encoding 3-isopropylmalate dehydratase large subunit, translating to MGMTIAEKIIAAAAGVDSVKPGDIHTVKLDRLMSNDGTTHLTVDMYRNKLKNPHIADTKKLVFIVDHNVPSDSPKTAASQKKMRDFAKENNIDFWEGKGVCHQVMIENYVRPGELIFGADSHTCSYGALGAFGTGVGCTDFLYGMVTGTSWVLVPESVKFNLIGKLPEGVYARDLILTIIGEIGANGCNYQAMEFTGEGAKTLSISDRMALCNMAVEAGAKTGIFEADEKAIEYLKEHGREPKAVYHSDPDAVYAREYTFDLSKVRPVVAKPDFVDNVVPAEETCGIAINEAFLGSCNNGRIEDLRVGAEVIKGKKVAEGVRFLVVPASQTIYRQALKEGLIDIFMEAGAIVMNPNCSVCWGSCQGVIGENEVLISTGTRNFKGRAGHPSSKVYLGSAATVTASAIAGKIALASQV from the coding sequence ATGGGAATGACAATCGCAGAAAAAATCATCGCAGCTGCAGCTGGCGTAGACAGTGTAAAACCAGGAGATATCCATACAGTAAAACTGGACCGTCTTATGAGTAATGACGGAACTACTCATCTGACTGTTGATATGTATCGTAATAAATTAAAAAATCCCCATATTGCTGACACAAAGAAACTTGTGTTTATCGTGGATCATAATGTGCCATCTGACAGCCCGAAAACAGCAGCATCCCAGAAGAAGATGAGAGACTTTGCAAAAGAAAACAATATTGATTTCTGGGAAGGCAAAGGCGTGTGCCATCAGGTAATGATCGAGAATTATGTACGCCCGGGCGAGCTGATTTTCGGCGCAGACAGCCATACATGCTCTTATGGAGCACTTGGGGCTTTTGGAACAGGCGTTGGATGTACAGATTTCCTTTATGGTATGGTAACAGGAACCTCATGGGTTCTGGTGCCGGAATCTGTGAAATTCAACCTGATCGGCAAGCTTCCGGAAGGCGTATATGCCAGAGACCTGATCCTTACCATTATTGGCGAGATCGGTGCAAATGGCTGCAATTATCAGGCTATGGAGTTCACTGGAGAAGGTGCGAAAACACTCAGTATCAGTGACCGTATGGCACTTTGCAATATGGCTGTGGAAGCTGGCGCTAAGACAGGTATCTTCGAGGCAGATGAGAAAGCTATTGAGTATCTGAAAGAGCATGGACGTGAGCCGAAAGCTGTATATCATAGTGACCCGGATGCAGTATATGCCCGTGAATATACATTTGACCTGTCCAAGGTCCGCCCTGTAGTTGCGAAACCAGACTTCGTAGATAATGTAGTCCCGGCAGAAGAAACCTGCGGAATCGCCATTAACGAAGCTTTCCTGGGATCCTGTAATAATGGACGTATCGAAGACCTTCGTGTAGGCGCTGAAGTTATTAAGGGTAAAAAGGTAGCAGAGGGCGTTCGTTTTCTCGTTGTACCTGCAAGCCAGACCATCTACAGACAGGCATTAAAAGAAGGCCTTATTGACATTTTTATGGAAGCAGGGGCTATTGTAATGAACCCGAACTGCAGTGTATGTTGGGGAAGCTGCCAGGGCGTTATCGGTGAAAACGAAGTTCTGATCAGCACTGGTACACGTAATTTCAAAGGACGTGCCGGACATCCAAGCTCCAAGGTATATCTGGGATCAGCTGCGACTGTTACAGCTTCTGCCATTGCAGGTAAGATCGCACTGGCCAGCCAGGTATAA
- the leuD gene encoding 3-isopropylmalate dehydratase small subunit (catalyzes the isomerization between 2-isopropylmalate and 3-isopropylmalate in leucine biosynthesis): MEKGTIFKFHNDLDTDQIIASQYLLLPNLDEMKGHTFESLDPDFAKKVKPGDFVVGGENFGCGSSREQAPGVLKALGVQAVIAKSFARIFFRNAINIGLPAIVCKDLPDEVQTGDTMVLHMSEGTAEANGKIYSCTKLPEYMQGILNQGGLIASLNREEEK, encoded by the coding sequence ATGGAAAAAGGAACAATTTTTAAATTTCATAATGACCTGGATACAGACCAGATCATTGCATCTCAGTATCTGCTGCTTCCGAACCTGGACGAAATGAAAGGACATACTTTTGAATCTCTGGATCCGGATTTTGCGAAAAAAGTAAAACCAGGAGATTTCGTAGTAGGCGGAGAGAACTTTGGCTGTGGATCTTCCAGAGAGCAGGCTCCAGGTGTTCTGAAAGCATTAGGAGTACAGGCCGTTATTGCGAAATCTTTTGCGCGTATTTTCTTCAGAAATGCTATTAATATCGGCCTTCCGGCTATTGTCTGTAAAGATCTTCCGGATGAAGTACAGACAGGAGATACTATGGTGCTGCATATGTCTGAAGGAACTGCAGAGGCAAATGGAAAAATATATTCCTGCACCAAGCTTCCTGAATATATGCAGGGAATTTTAAATCAGGGCGGACTGATCGCGTCTCTGAACCGTGAGGAGGAGAAATAA
- a CDS encoding Ig-like domain-containing protein, whose translation MKRSKAFLALMLSATMTVTGISPVWGADVFSDGETEITDHTPETSEQELAEDELSMFSQETSQDNGNDNYEFSDGEQTDELQEDVQFTDSEDDVLTEAEISAAGASEDQYQDGTYTPEEFSFKGGSGKTTITCPEVKVERGKIYATVVFSSSKYTKLVVGDNEYLPITGTSYEGSVFEVPAVLNQDMEITGTTTAMTMVHDIIYTIHIKLTTIPVVTPAPDVLETGTYTANVRADSGLPVEACTLYVEDGQINAIMTLKNADYDRLYAGEALDAETAKEENMAAYIPSEDGAKHIFWSVPVEKLDSLFEIAARRSDDKVWTDHYAKIVASSVQKVSDEVQKPDEKAEALKYLYRNYVDAGITTTSGIERKDDTYIVSYYDAKKYAVSSIKLNRPNVKEYKSGWFFSDWSAFRSTVKQEPAKKQTYYLDQTKRTEEQTFTATLKLYDPSVEDAAINDNTAEALAEHTYTFEVKPQTNSCQVVFQAVNSKNGEVIPDAAITVTDSTKNEVTSSENGYTLIPGKKYTVTASRDGYIAAGTKGTAVLSQSFTAAFDETVNLSLTAEADSKHKITFSIADAEGNPVEGADVTITGETPAEDGSYTLWDGVRYFYSAKAEDYRSVSGNFIPAQDENIAVTMTRLNHYQVTFKIRAKSGHQEPINPRMVSVTYKKGGETLTVSPSEDGVYEMVENNNYTYTYTADNYVETTISKPWTASGSELNVELEAVLSNETVKALLEGDIKDAKALYDEITEGDAPGQWPTGTKETLNKAITDAETALTDENGTDDTYKAARTALSSVITQIYADENAETAEITVLVNKEPGEAPQKMTMKVTSEDAAGIEITGAKKGNYDKGYETKKKVAVIDAMADIHKELFGEEYLSNPTGYLMCGLKGAGIGILLGQKSYKNMVAFRVNGKWVGNDPRMCALKEGDILSVFSATSSENPVYLQFTDNSVSVEQNQDFTLTLTGDEYYMNTDVNKTQGRNEYSPAEGYEVTLVNTETEETVTASAKSDAEGKFTFNIPNTGNYVVKTVANESVPSMVLPYIEITVTPAPEPTETPVPEPTTTPEPQPTQTPAPSITPSATPSPTPTAKPPKKVPAKKLTVNTSVIYLKAKKTATIGTIVSPSNTTDKVTYKSSKKSVATVSSSGKITAKKAGQAVITVKAGKLTKKITVNVKKDTIKAKSLKFAKKSLTLKKGTVQFLSVSAEPKRATSARKWKSSNTKVVSVDQNGKITAKKAGTAKITVSVDGKKAVITIKVKK comes from the coding sequence ATGAAAAGATCAAAAGCTTTTCTGGCACTGATGTTATCCGCAACCATGACAGTAACTGGAATTTCACCAGTGTGGGGCGCTGATGTCTTCTCAGATGGGGAAACTGAGATTACGGATCATACTCCGGAGACATCTGAGCAGGAGTTGGCAGAAGACGAGCTGAGTATGTTTTCACAAGAAACATCACAGGACAACGGAAACGATAACTATGAGTTTTCAGATGGAGAACAGACAGATGAACTGCAGGAAGATGTACAGTTTACAGATTCCGAAGATGATGTTCTGACAGAAGCAGAGATTTCAGCAGCAGGTGCATCTGAAGATCAGTATCAGGATGGAACTTATACGCCGGAAGAATTTTCGTTCAAAGGAGGATCTGGAAAAACAACGATCACCTGTCCGGAAGTAAAGGTTGAAAGAGGAAAAATTTATGCCACTGTTGTATTCAGCAGTTCCAAGTATACGAAACTGGTAGTTGGAGATAATGAATATCTTCCGATTACCGGAACTTCTTATGAAGGGTCTGTTTTTGAAGTTCCGGCTGTCCTGAATCAGGATATGGAGATTACCGGAACAACCACTGCCATGACAATGGTGCATGATATTATATATACGATTCATATTAAACTGACTACAATCCCTGTTGTGACACCAGCTCCGGACGTGCTGGAAACTGGTACTTATACAGCCAATGTACGTGCAGACAGCGGTCTGCCGGTAGAGGCCTGCACTTTATATGTGGAAGATGGACAGATCAATGCGATTATGACATTAAAGAATGCAGATTATGACAGACTTTATGCAGGAGAAGCTCTGGATGCTGAAACTGCAAAAGAGGAAAATATGGCTGCATATATTCCATCTGAAGATGGCGCAAAGCATATTTTCTGGTCTGTACCGGTAGAGAAACTGGACAGCCTGTTTGAAATCGCAGCCCGCAGGAGTGATGATAAGGTATGGACAGACCATTATGCGAAGATCGTGGCATCTTCTGTACAGAAGGTAAGCGATGAAGTGCAGAAACCGGATGAAAAAGCAGAAGCATTGAAATACCTGTACAGAAATTATGTTGATGCGGGAATTACAACTACATCCGGAATAGAAAGAAAAGATGATACCTATATAGTATCTTATTACGATGCGAAGAAGTATGCAGTTTCCAGTATTAAGCTGAACCGTCCGAATGTAAAAGAATACAAGAGTGGCTGGTTCTTCTCTGACTGGAGTGCTTTTAGAAGCACAGTAAAGCAGGAACCTGCGAAGAAGCAGACTTATTATCTGGATCAGACTAAGAGAACAGAAGAACAGACATTTACTGCAACTCTGAAATTATATGATCCATCTGTGGAGGATGCAGCGATCAATGATAATACAGCAGAAGCACTGGCAGAGCATACGTATACATTCGAAGTCAAACCACAGACCAATAGCTGCCAGGTTGTTTTTCAGGCTGTAAACAGCAAGAACGGAGAAGTGATCCCGGATGCAGCGATTACTGTAACAGACAGTACTAAGAATGAAGTAACTTCTTCAGAGAATGGTTATACACTGATTCCGGGAAAGAAATATACTGTAACGGCATCCAGAGATGGCTATATTGCAGCTGGAACGAAAGGTACAGCAGTATTATCACAGAGCTTTACTGCAGCATTTGATGAGACTGTGAACTTATCTCTTACAGCAGAAGCTGACAGCAAGCACAAAATTACATTCAGTATTGCTGATGCTGAAGGAAATCCTGTAGAGGGAGCTGATGTGACCATAACAGGCGAAACACCGGCAGAAGATGGCAGTTATACATTATGGGACGGTGTAAGATATTTTTATTCTGCGAAAGCAGAAGATTATCGCTCTGTATCAGGAAACTTTATACCTGCTCAGGATGAAAATATTGCAGTTACCATGACCAGACTGAACCATTATCAGGTTACATTTAAGATCCGTGCGAAATCCGGACATCAGGAACCGATAAACCCGAGAATGGTATCTGTTACATATAAAAAAGGCGGCGAAACATTAACTGTTTCTCCTTCAGAAGACGGCGTATATGAGATGGTAGAAAATAATAATTATACCTATACTTATACTGCTGATAACTATGTAGAAACAACCATTTCCAAACCGTGGACAGCATCCGGAAGTGAGTTAAACGTGGAACTTGAGGCTGTTCTTTCCAATGAAACTGTAAAAGCACTTCTGGAGGGTGATATCAAAGATGCGAAGGCATTATATGATGAAATCACAGAAGGTGATGCACCTGGACAGTGGCCGACAGGAACGAAGGAAACTTTAAATAAAGCGATCACAGATGCGGAAACTGCTCTGACAGATGAAAATGGTACAGATGATACATATAAGGCTGCAAGAACAGCACTGAGCAGTGTTATCACACAGATTTATGCAGATGAGAATGCAGAAACTGCTGAGATTACAGTACTTGTAAATAAAGAACCAGGAGAAGCACCTCAGAAGATGACTATGAAGGTAACTTCGGAAGATGCTGCAGGAATAGAGATTACAGGCGCCAAAAAAGGCAATTATGATAAAGGATATGAGACAAAGAAGAAGGTTGCAGTTATTGATGCAATGGCAGATATCCATAAAGAATTATTTGGAGAAGAGTATCTGAGCAACCCTACAGGATATCTCATGTGTGGACTGAAGGGAGCCGGTATAGGAATACTTCTTGGTCAGAAAAGTTATAAAAATATGGTTGCTTTCCGTGTAAATGGAAAATGGGTTGGAAATGACCCAAGAATGTGTGCACTGAAAGAGGGAGATATACTTTCTGTATTCTCCGCAACTTCAAGTGAAAATCCGGTTTATCTGCAATTTACAGATAACAGTGTAAGTGTAGAGCAAAATCAGGATTTTACTCTTACTCTTACAGGCGACGAATATTATATGAATACAGATGTAAATAAAACACAGGGACGTAATGAATACAGCCCTGCAGAAGGTTATGAAGTTACTCTGGTAAATACAGAAACAGAAGAAACCGTAACCGCATCTGCCAAATCTGATGCAGAAGGAAAATTTACATTTAATATTCCGAACACAGGAAATTATGTAGTAAAGACAGTGGCTAATGAAAGTGTACCAAGTATGGTTCTGCCATATATTGAAATCACTGTGACACCAGCACCGGAACCAACAGAAACACCGGTACCGGAACCAACAACTACACCGGAACCGCAGCCAACACAAACACCAGCTCCATCAATAACCCCAAGTGCAACACCATCGCCGACACCAACAGCGAAACCGCCGAAAAAGGTTCCGGCAAAGAAACTGACAGTTAATACATCTGTAATCTATCTGAAAGCGAAAAAGACAGCTACAATAGGAACAATCGTAAGTCCGTCCAATACTACAGATAAAGTAACCTATAAATCCAGTAAGAAATCTGTTGCCACTGTAAGTTCTTCCGGAAAGATTACTGCGAAGAAGGCCGGACAGGCAGTTATTACAGTAAAAGCAGGAAAACTTACAAAGAAGATCACAGTAAATGTAAAGAAAGATACGATCAAGGCAAAGAGCCTGAAATTTGCCAAGAAATCCCTTACATTAAAGAAAGGTACAGTACAGTTCCTTAGTGTGAGTGCTGAACCGAAGAGAGCAACCTCTGCGAGAAAATGGAAATCATCCAACACAAAGGTTGTGTCTGTAGATCAGAACGGAAAGATCACAGCCAAAAAAGCAGGAACAGCGAAAATAACTGTAAGTGTAGACGGCAAAAAAGCAGTGATCACAATTAAGGTAAAAAAATAA
- a CDS encoding response regulator — translation MKKLNNEDIQAYFQAGNSGFWKVESEEGKKTRLYTDEITNELFGITEDLSPEKCMEYVAEHIYPQERECFWDYMEELKSHESEAVYRYMHPVKGVIYIRCTGRRVPSPDNMIRLVGYHQEAARQIRAMDRPDAKLIPIVAMSANAFQDDVERSIKAGMNKHISKPLTGESVIREIKSML, via the coding sequence ATGAAAAAGTTGAACAATGAGGACATACAGGCATACTTTCAGGCAGGAAATTCCGGATTCTGGAAAGTAGAGTCTGAAGAAGGAAAAAAGACAAGACTGTACACGGATGAGATCACAAATGAACTGTTTGGAATTACAGAAGACCTGTCTCCGGAAAAATGCATGGAGTATGTGGCAGAACATATTTATCCGCAGGAAAGGGAGTGCTTTTGGGATTACATGGAAGAACTGAAAAGTCATGAATCAGAAGCTGTTTACCGTTACATGCATCCTGTAAAGGGAGTCATTTATATACGATGTACAGGAAGGAGAGTCCCATCCCCAGACAATATGATCAGGCTTGTGGGCTATCATCAGGAAGCAGCAAGACAGATTCGGGCAATGGATCGTCCTGATGCAAAACTGATCCCTATTGTAGCCATGTCTGCAAATGCTTTTCAGGATGATGTGGAGCGTAGCATAAAGGCAGGAATGAATAAACATATTTCAAAGCCATTGACGGGGGAAAGTGTAATCAGGGAGATTAAAAGTATGCTATAA
- a CDS encoding MATE family efflux transporter has protein sequence MSKDEYLITDAPLKALTVFAMPMILGSFFQQVYNMADSIIVGQFVGSSALAAVGACAALTNVFICIALGAGVGAGVLVSRYFGARDYSKMKTIVSTSLISFLILSILLGLFGFCFSHPMMSLLQTPADILDEAVLYLRVYFVGFPFLFMYNILSTMFTSIGESKIPLGLLIFSSVLNIFMDLWMVAGLGLGVFGAALATLIAQGISAVFSLLIFFSRMRRYKSHFSWFDGQELRSMLRIAVPSVLQQSTVSIGMMIVQAVVNPFGTQALAGYSATMRVENVFSLIFISIGNAVSPYVSQNLGAKKIERIKKGYHAALVLDLCFAVLAFIVIETLHTQISSLFLGKDGTALAYQVSGDYMRWLGYFFIFMGIKMATDGVLRGLGIMRPFLIANMVNLAIRLSVALICAPRFGIAFVWLAVPAGWLANFLISYAALRKLWPIDKVDSI, from the coding sequence ATGTCAAAAGATGAATATTTAATTACAGATGCGCCTCTTAAAGCGCTGACTGTTTTTGCAATGCCTATGATTCTAGGCAGTTTTTTTCAACAAGTATATAATATGGCTGATTCTATTATTGTTGGTCAGTTTGTTGGCTCATCTGCACTTGCTGCAGTTGGTGCCTGCGCCGCACTTACGAATGTATTCATTTGTATAGCATTGGGTGCAGGTGTAGGTGCAGGGGTTCTTGTAAGCCGTTATTTTGGTGCCCGGGATTATAGCAAAATGAAAACGATTGTGTCGACATCATTAATTAGTTTTCTGATTCTAAGTATACTTCTGGGTCTGTTTGGATTTTGCTTTTCCCATCCAATGATGAGTTTATTACAGACACCTGCTGATATATTGGATGAAGCGGTACTGTACCTTCGAGTTTATTTTGTGGGATTTCCGTTTCTGTTTATGTACAATATCCTTTCAACGATGTTCACTTCAATCGGCGAATCAAAGATTCCGTTAGGTCTTTTAATATTTTCTTCGGTTTTAAATATATTTATGGACCTTTGGATGGTGGCTGGACTTGGTCTTGGTGTGTTTGGTGCAGCCCTTGCGACTCTTATTGCACAAGGAATTTCTGCAGTATTTTCACTTTTGATTTTCTTTAGTCGGATGCGTCGATATAAAAGTCACTTTAGCTGGTTTGACGGGCAGGAGTTACGTTCAATGCTTCGAATTGCTGTACCTTCGGTTCTTCAGCAGTCTACAGTGTCAATTGGGATGATGATTGTACAGGCGGTTGTAAATCCATTTGGTACACAGGCACTAGCGGGTTATTCGGCAACGATGAGAGTAGAGAATGTATTTTCACTGATATTTATATCTATTGGAAATGCAGTTTCACCGTATGTTTCCCAAAATCTTGGTGCAAAGAAAATCGAACGTATCAAAAAAGGATATCATGCTGCACTGGTGTTAGATTTATGTTTTGCAGTTCTTGCTTTTATAGTTATTGAGACATTGCATACGCAAATTTCTTCGTTATTCTTAGGAAAAGACGGAACTGCTTTAGCTTATCAGGTATCAGGGGATTATATGAGATGGCTAGGCTACTTTTTCATTTTCATGGGTATCAAGATGGCAACAGATGGAGTCCTTCGTGGGCTTGGAATCATGCGGCCATTTCTTATTGCAAATATGGTAAATCTTGCAATAAGATTGTCAGTTGCCTTAATCTGTGCCCCTCGTTTTGGTATTGCATTTGTCTGGCTTGCTGTACCGGCTGGATGGCTCGCAAACTTTTTGATTTCTTATGCGGCACTCAGAAAATTATGGCCGATTGATAAGGTGGATTCAATTTGA